A genomic window from Elaeis guineensis isolate ETL-2024a chromosome 3, EG11, whole genome shotgun sequence includes:
- the LOC105041711 gene encoding transcription factor ILI6: MSSRRSRSRQSSSSRITDEQINDLVSKLQALLPEAGIRSNERVSAASVLQDTCNYIRSLHQEANDLSERLSELLATTDASSAQAAIIRSLLM; this comes from the exons ATGTCCAGCAGGAGGTCTCGATCAAGGCAGTCGAGCTCATCGAGGATCACTGATGAACAGATCAATGATCTTGTGTCCAAGTTGCAAGCGCTGCTCCCtgaagccggcattaggagcaacGAAAGG GTGTCGGCGGCTAGCGTCCTGCAGGACACTTGTAACTACATCAGAAGCCTGCACCAAGAAGCGAATGATTTGAGTGAGAGGCTGTCAGAGCTGCTTGCCACGACGGATGCCAGCAGTGCTCAAGCAGCGATCATTAGGAGCTTGCTCATGTGA
- the LOC105041712 gene encoding peptidyl-prolyl cis-trans isomerase CYP23 isoform X1 has product MAASASNAIHRQLTRSERRALFHISLGCESARIIYRGFCAKYQKYNPFFRCTETGVAGTTQKEADEEMAGVGMAIARSGIRCLRLDFVRLLFLLLLVFLSFDRSFSSSEPDMGSARVVFQTSYGDIEFGFFPHVAPKTVEHIFKLVRLGCYNTNHFFRVDKGFVAQVADVVGGRTASMNEEQRLEAEKTIVGEFSSVKHVRGILSMGRYSDPDSASSSFSILLGDAPHLDGEYAIFGRVTKGDDTLKKLEELPTRREGIFVMPTERITILSTYYYDTRVEHCEREKSILKRRLSEAAIEIERQRMKCLP; this is encoded by the exons ATGGCTGCCAGTGCCAGCAACGCAATTCATCGTCAGCTCACTCGTTCTGAGCGCCGTGCTCTTTTCCATATTTCACTTGGGTGCGAATCTGCGAGGATAATTTACAGGGGGTTCTGtgcaaaataccaaaaatacaacCCCTTTTTTCGTTGCACAGAAACTGGAGTCGCGGGGACAACCCAGAAGGAAGCGGACGAGGAGATGGCGGGCGTCGGGATGGCGATCGCGAGGAGCGGCATCCGATGCCTTCGTCTAGACTTCGtccgcctcctcttcctcctcctcctagtGTTCCTCTCCTTCGAtcgctccttctcctcctccgaaCCCGATATGGGATCCGCTCGCGTCGTCTTCCAG ACATCCTATGGTGATATTGAGTTCGGGTTCTTTCCTCATGTGGCCCCAAAAACTGTTGAGCATATCTTTAAACTTGTGAGGCTTGGGTGCTACAATACGAACCATTTCTTCCGG GTTGATAAGGGTTTCGTTGCACAAGTGGCTGATGTTGTTGGTGGCAGAACAGCTTCAATGAATGAAGAGCAGAGGTTGGAAGCTGAGAAAACTATCGTTGGTGAATTTAGTAGTGTCAAACATGTAAGAGGCATTCTTTCCATGGGGAG GTACTCTGATCCAGACAGTGCCTCATCTTCTTTTTCGATCCTTCTAGGTGACGCTCCTCACCTTGATGGCGAG TACGCCATTTTCGGAAGGGTTACAAAGggtgatgatacattaaaaaaactGGAGGAGCTTCCTACCCGTCGTGAAGGGATTTTTGTGATG CCAACTGAGCGAATCACCATACTGTCAACATACTACTATG ATACCAGAGTTGAGCACTGTGAAAGAGAAAAGTCTATTCTGAAGAGAAGGCTTTCTGAAGCTGCAATTGAAATTGAAAGACAG AGGATGAAATGCCTCCCGTAA
- the LOC105041712 gene encoding peptidyl-prolyl cis-trans isomerase CYP23 isoform X2, which translates to MAASASNAIHRQLTRSERRALFHISLGCESARIIYRGFCAKYQKYNPFFRCTETGVAGTTQKEADEEMAGVGMAIARSGIRCLRLDFVRLLFLLLLVFLSFDRSFSSSEPDMGSARVVFQTSYGDIEFGFFPHVAPKTVEHIFKLVRLGCYNTNHFFRVDKGFVAQVADVVGGRTASMNEEQRLEAEKTIVGEFSSVKHVRGILSMGRYSDPDSASSSFSILLGDAPHLDGEYAIFGRVTKGDDTLKKLEELPTRREGIFVMKIESLLLSPFFSQLSESPYCQHTTMIPELSTVKEKSLF; encoded by the exons ATGGCTGCCAGTGCCAGCAACGCAATTCATCGTCAGCTCACTCGTTCTGAGCGCCGTGCTCTTTTCCATATTTCACTTGGGTGCGAATCTGCGAGGATAATTTACAGGGGGTTCTGtgcaaaataccaaaaatacaacCCCTTTTTTCGTTGCACAGAAACTGGAGTCGCGGGGACAACCCAGAAGGAAGCGGACGAGGAGATGGCGGGCGTCGGGATGGCGATCGCGAGGAGCGGCATCCGATGCCTTCGTCTAGACTTCGtccgcctcctcttcctcctcctcctagtGTTCCTCTCCTTCGAtcgctccttctcctcctccgaaCCCGATATGGGATCCGCTCGCGTCGTCTTCCAG ACATCCTATGGTGATATTGAGTTCGGGTTCTTTCCTCATGTGGCCCCAAAAACTGTTGAGCATATCTTTAAACTTGTGAGGCTTGGGTGCTACAATACGAACCATTTCTTCCGG GTTGATAAGGGTTTCGTTGCACAAGTGGCTGATGTTGTTGGTGGCAGAACAGCTTCAATGAATGAAGAGCAGAGGTTGGAAGCTGAGAAAACTATCGTTGGTGAATTTAGTAGTGTCAAACATGTAAGAGGCATTCTTTCCATGGGGAG GTACTCTGATCCAGACAGTGCCTCATCTTCTTTTTCGATCCTTCTAGGTGACGCTCCTCACCTTGATGGCGAG TACGCCATTTTCGGAAGGGTTACAAAGggtgatgatacattaaaaaaactGGAGGAGCTTCCTACCCGTCGTGAAGGGATTTTTGTGATG AAAATTGAATCTCTTCTCTTGTCCCCCTTTTTCAGCCAACTGAGCGAATCACCATACTGTCAACATACTACTATG ATACCAGAGTTGAGCACTGTGAAAGAGAAAAGTCTATTCTGA
- the LOC105041712 gene encoding peptidyl-prolyl cis-trans isomerase CYP23 isoform X3 — protein sequence MAASASNAIHRQLTRSERRALFHISLGCESARIIYRGFCAKYQKYNPFFRCTETGVAGTTQKEADEEMAGVGMAIARSGIRCLRLDFVRLLFLLLLVFLSFDRSFSSSEPDMGSARVVFQTSYGDIEFGFFPHVAPKTVEHIFKLVRLGCYNTNHFFRVDKGFVAQVADVVGGRTASMNEEQRLEAEKTIVGEFSSVKHVRGILSMGRYSDPDSASSSFSILLGDAPHLDGEYAIFGRVTKGDDTLKKLEELPTRREGIFVMIPELSTVKEKSLF from the exons ATGGCTGCCAGTGCCAGCAACGCAATTCATCGTCAGCTCACTCGTTCTGAGCGCCGTGCTCTTTTCCATATTTCACTTGGGTGCGAATCTGCGAGGATAATTTACAGGGGGTTCTGtgcaaaataccaaaaatacaacCCCTTTTTTCGTTGCACAGAAACTGGAGTCGCGGGGACAACCCAGAAGGAAGCGGACGAGGAGATGGCGGGCGTCGGGATGGCGATCGCGAGGAGCGGCATCCGATGCCTTCGTCTAGACTTCGtccgcctcctcttcctcctcctcctagtGTTCCTCTCCTTCGAtcgctccttctcctcctccgaaCCCGATATGGGATCCGCTCGCGTCGTCTTCCAG ACATCCTATGGTGATATTGAGTTCGGGTTCTTTCCTCATGTGGCCCCAAAAACTGTTGAGCATATCTTTAAACTTGTGAGGCTTGGGTGCTACAATACGAACCATTTCTTCCGG GTTGATAAGGGTTTCGTTGCACAAGTGGCTGATGTTGTTGGTGGCAGAACAGCTTCAATGAATGAAGAGCAGAGGTTGGAAGCTGAGAAAACTATCGTTGGTGAATTTAGTAGTGTCAAACATGTAAGAGGCATTCTTTCCATGGGGAG GTACTCTGATCCAGACAGTGCCTCATCTTCTTTTTCGATCCTTCTAGGTGACGCTCCTCACCTTGATGGCGAG TACGCCATTTTCGGAAGGGTTACAAAGggtgatgatacattaaaaaaactGGAGGAGCTTCCTACCCGTCGTGAAGGGATTTTTGTGATG ATACCAGAGTTGAGCACTGTGAAAGAGAAAAGTCTATTCTGA